From the genome of Delphinus delphis chromosome 8, mDelDel1.2, whole genome shotgun sequence, one region includes:
- the CFAP300 gene encoding cilia- and flagella-associated protein 300 isoform X3, with translation MAAGELVPLGGYYFRFLPQKTFKSLSTPETTSRLRQWSMLGRIKAQAFGFDQTFQVYRKDDFVMAFFKDPNVIPNLKLLSDSSGQWITLGFASGRLRKI, from the exons ATGGCGGCTGGGGAGCTGGTGCCTTTGGGCGGCTACTACTTCAGATTCCTGCCTCAGAAAACCTTCAAGTCTCTGAGCACGCCGGAGACCACCAGCCGGCTCCGCCAGTG GTCCATGCTGGGTAGAATCAAGGCGCAGGCGTTCGGGTTTGACCAGACGTTTCAGGTTTATCGGAAGGATGATTTCGTTATG GCTTTTTTTAAAGATCCAAATGTTATTCCCAATTTGAAGTTACTTTCAGATTCTTCTGGACAGTGGATTACATTag GTTTTGCTAGTGGAAGACTCAGAAAAATATGA